One window from the genome of Diospyros lotus cultivar Yz01 chromosome 11, ASM1463336v1, whole genome shotgun sequence encodes:
- the LOC127812910 gene encoding probable WRKY transcription factor 11: MAVEMMGFGKMEEQMAIQEAASAGLKSMEHLIRIMSQRSHHTQPQFTSSSNHQLDCRELTDFTVSKFKKVVPVLNRTGHARFRRGPTCPSSSSTSATSQSQIQTLATAPPAQAPASFAQSQPQPQTLTLDFTKPNLMNPSPKGSEVVVLPSQFTKETFSISPPMSSTNSSFMSSITADGSVSNGKQGSSLFLSPAPAPASSAGKPPLSNSSYRKRCHEHDNSDNVSGKLSGSGRCHCHKKRKSRVKKVIRVPAISSKVADIPPDEYSWRKYGQKPIKGSPYPRGYYKCSSVRGCPARKHVERATDDPAMLIVTYEGEHRHSHGAAPENVAGGMVDFVFESTL, translated from the exons ATGGCGGTGGAGATGATGGGGTTCGGGAAGATGGAGGAGCAGATGGCGATACAAGAGGCGGCTTCGGCTGGGTTGAAGAGCATGGAGCATCTAATTCGTATTATGTCTCAACGCTCTCACCACACCCAACCGCAGTTTACTTCTAGTTCTAATCATCAGTTGGATTGCAGAGAACTCACCGATTTCACCGTCTCCAAGTTCAAGAAGGTCGTCCCCGtgttgaaccggaccggccacGCTCGATTCCGCCGCGGACCGACTTGTCCTTCCTCGTCTTCGACTTCGGCTACGTCTCAGTCTCAGATCCAGACCCTCGCAACGGCACCGCCCGCACAGGCTCCGGCGAGCTTTGCGCAGTCGCAGCCGCAACCGCAAACGCTGACTCTTGACTTCACCAAGCCGAATCTGATGAATCCGAGCCCCAAAGGCAGCGAGGTGGTGGTCTTGCCGAGTCAGTTCACGAAGGAGACCTTCAGCATATCCCCGCCGATGTCGTCGACAAACTCCTCGTTCATGTCATCGATCACGGCCGATGGAAGCGTTTCCAACGGGAAACAAGGATCGTCGCTCTTCTTGTCCCCTGCGCCGGCGCCGGCTTCTTCCGCCGGTAAGCCGCCGCTCTCGAACTCTTCCTACCGGAAGAGGTGCCACGAGCACGATAACTCCGACAACGTCTCCGGCAAGCTTTCTGGCTCCGGCCGCTGTCACTGCCACAAGAAAAG GAAATCTCGGGTGAAGAAAGTGATCAGAGTCCCGGCGATAAGCTCGAAGGTCGCTGATATTCCGCCGGACGAGTACTCTTGGAGGAAGTACGGCCAAAAGCCGATCAAGGGGTCACCATACCCACG GGGGTACTACAAGTGCAGTAGCGTGAGAGGCTGTCCGGCGAGGAAGCACGTGGAGAGGGCGACCGATGATCCGGCGATGCTGATCGTGACATACGAGGGAGAGCACCGTCACTCCCACGGCGCCGCTCCGGAGAACGTGGCCGGCGGCATGGTGGATTTTGTGTTCGAGTCAacgttataa
- the LOC127812912 gene encoding protein OXIDATIVE STRESS 3 LIKE 4 gives MSVTCGCDVASTPPAFVRDGAQDEQDSRSRLNDGGIFAVIGAGGSIVTVNPEPSSESSSIGVPDDTDEEEEVEGEAESKFQNGSFGSLASLEDSLPMKRGLSSNLSGKSKSFANLSEVRSVKDIEKPENPWNKKRRTMIASKLYSRKKMPIPLLFLNSEGDDEEHEHHANRSKSKRKKRKKKKRRSFSLTDPRK, from the exons ATGTCCGTAACGTGCGGCTGTGACGTTGCCTCTACGCCTCCGGCCTTCGTTAGGGACGGGGCTCAGGATGAACAGGACTCCAGATCGAGGCTGAACGACGGTGGAATTTTCGCTGTGATCGGCGCGGGCGGCTCCATTGTCACGGTGAATCCTGAGCCTTCATCGGAGAGCTCGTCCATAGGAGTGCCGGACGACACCGATGAGGAGGAGGAAGTCGAAGGGGAAGCGGAGAGCAAATTTCAGAACGGGAGTTTCGGCTCTTTGGCCTCCTTGGAAGACTCTCTTCCGATGAA GAGAGGTTTGTCGAGTAACTTGTCGGGGAAATCGAAGTCGTTTGCGAACTTGTCGGAGGTGAGATCGGTGAAAGACATTGAGAAGCCAGAGAATCCATGGAACAAGAAGCGGAGGACGATGATAGCATCCAAATTGTACTCGAGGAAGAAGATGCCCATTCCTCTTCTGTTTCTCAACTCAGAAGGCGACGACGAAGAACATGAACATCACGCCAACAGAAGCAagagcaagaggaagaagaggaagaagaagaaacggAGGTCGTTCTCTCTTACAGATCCGAGGAAGTAA
- the LOC127812913 gene encoding uncharacterized protein LOC127812913, which yields MAGRVSARWIGTPISSLSSIPNGNKRCCWAWAWTAARWSRIRASLDFTGEISRAPDRMASSRTTAATEAAAPPDDVVVQYVVLRRDLIDTWPMGSVVTQGCHASVAAIWSHKDDPHTLHYCGTSNLDSMHKVTLEVKGETQMLNLSEKLTAGGIAHKLWIEQPENIPTCLATKPYPKSMVSSYFKRLKLCK from the exons ATGGCGGGAAGAGTGTCGGCTCGATGGATTGGTACGCCGATTAGCTCACTCAGCTCTATTCCTAATGGTAATAAGAGGTGTTGTTGGGCCTGGGCTTGGACTGCCGCTAGGTGGTCTAGGATTAGGGCTTCGCTTGACTTCACCGGTGAAATCAGCAGGGCTCCGGATCGGATGGCTTCCTCTAGGACGACGGCCGCGACAGAGGCCGCCGCTCCTCCGGACGACGTGGTGGTGCAGTACGTGGTGCTACGCCGAGACCTGATCGACACGTGGCCGATGGGTAGCGTGGTCACGCAGGGCTGCCATGCGTCGGTGGCCGCCATTTGGTCCCACAAGGACGATCCTCACACCCTCCATTACTGTGGCACCTCCAATCTCGACTCCATGCACAAG GTTACTCTTGAAGTCAAGGGAGAAACACAGATGCTGAACTTGTCAGAAAAGCTCACAGCCGGTGGCATTGCTCATAAGCTATGGATTGAACAGCCTGAGAACATTCCCACGTGTCTTGCAacaaaaccataccctaaatccaTGGTATCGTCATATTTCAAAAGGCTGAAACTTTGTAAGTGA